CGCGGCGGGGAACTGCTCGACGCGAAGTTCGGCGACCGGTCGCGGTTGGTGAGCGTCGACGGCAGCGGACACGGCGTCTACGTCCTCGGTGCCAACGCGTGCGCGCTGAACATCACGACGAGCTTCCTGGTGGAGGGGAAGCTGCCGAGGCGGGAGGTGTCCTGCAGGTGATCCACCGGGGGCCGGTGGTTGCCCATGGCACCGCCGGCCCCTCGCGGTCAGAAGGAGAGGGTCACCACCGTGGCCGCGTAGATGATGGTGAGCAGGACGCCGTCGAAGCCCAGCCGCCACCAGCCCTTCCGCTGCCGCACCAGCAGCCCGCCGAGCAGGATGGCCGTCATCAGCAAGGTCGCCGTGGTGAGGAAAAGCTGGTCCGGGGTGGCGGCGTGGAACAGTGAGCCACCGCGGAGGGCGATATCGCCCACCACGAGATTGAGGGCGTCGAGGCTGTTGCCGCCGATGATCGCGGCCACCGCGAGCGTCAGCGCACCCTGGCGGACCGCCGCGATCGCCGTGACGGTCTCCGGCAGCGCGTTGACCAGCCCCATGAAGACCGCCCCGACCAGGCCGGCGCTCAGTCCCGTCGCGGCGACGACGCTCTCGGCCGCGCGGGCGACCGCCCAGCCACCCGCGGCCACCGCGAGGGCGATCGGCACGAACTCCGTCCAGAGCGAGGCGTTGCCGCGGTGCTCGAAGCGGCTGCCGTCCTCCTGCTCGTCCGGCCGGGTCTCCTGGGTGCGCACGGCGCGCCACATCGGCCGCTCCTGGTTGTTGATCAGTCGCAGTCCCCCGAGGTAGAGCAGCACCATGGCCACCGAGGCCGGGTGCACCCCGAGGACCGCGATCCGCGGGCTGAACGAGGCCAGCAGCGCCGTGCCCAGCAGCACGATCAGCAGGCAGCCGAACAGCAGGTTCTGCGCCGACGCGGCCGCGTGTTCCAGGTTCACCCTGCGGTAGGCGAGGTCGGCGGCCACGATCGCGAGCGTCTGCACCGCGATACCGCCCACCGCGTTGCTGTAGGCCAGCTCACCGTTGCCTGCCGAGGCGCTGGCACCCGTCATCACCAGACCGGAAAGCGAGGTGACCAGCCCGAACAGCACCGCACCGAAAACGGCTTCGCCCCAGCCGGTGCGGTCGGCGAGCGTGTCCGCAAGGCCGGCAAGGCGGACGCCGCCAAGGATGGTCGCCGCACCGGCGATGACGAACACGGCCACCGCCCACGCCAGCGGCCACTGCCCCGCGGCCATCACCCGGCCCCGCGGGCACCCGGCGGTGCCGGGAGGGGCGCGCCGGGGCACAGCGCACTCAACCGCATGGCGGCGGGTTACCTCACCGGCTCCCGCCTTACACCCGGCAGTGGAAGGCCGGCATCGCGCCGGCAGGCGTTCCCCTGCCGATCCGGTTACCCTGCTTGGCAGCGGACGACTTCTCCGGCAAACCGCAACCGGGAGGACGAGTTGATCGGCTTCATTGTCGCCGGTTTGATCATCGGCGCGCTGGCACGGCTGCTCAAACCGGGTAAGCAGCGGCTGGGCATCATCGCCACGCTGCTACTCGGACTGGCCGGTTCGGTCATCGGCGGGACCGTGGCCAACCTGCTCGGTACCGGCAGCATCTTCGAGCTGAACGTGTTCGGCTTCATCGTCGCGGTCATCGCGGCCCTGGCGCTGATCGGAGTCGCCGAGGGCATCAGCGCCCGCTCCGGACGCAAGCGAGCCGAACACTAACCGGGTCGCGGCAGGGGCGGGTCACGGCACCGGGGAACCGTCCG
The sequence above is drawn from the Amycolatopsis aidingensis genome and encodes:
- a CDS encoding sodium:calcium antiporter, translating into MAAGQWPLAWAVAVFVIAGAATILGGVRLAGLADTLADRTGWGEAVFGAVLFGLVTSLSGLVMTGASASAGNGELAYSNAVGGIAVQTLAIVAADLAYRRVNLEHAAASAQNLLFGCLLIVLLGTALLASFSPRIAVLGVHPASVAMVLLYLGGLRLINNQERPMWRAVRTQETRPDEQEDGSRFEHRGNASLWTEFVPIALAVAAGGWAVARAAESVVAATGLSAGLVGAVFMGLVNALPETVTAIAAVRQGALTLAVAAIIGGNSLDALNLVVGDIALRGGSLFHAATPDQLFLTTATLLMTAILLGGLLVRQRKGWWRLGFDGVLLTIIYAATVVTLSF
- a CDS encoding GlsB/YeaQ/YmgE family stress response membrane protein, which encodes MIGFIVAGLIIGALARLLKPGKQRLGIIATLLLGLAGSVIGGTVANLLGTGSIFELNVFGFIVAVIAALALIGVAEGISARSGRKRAEH